In one window of Gudongella oleilytica DNA:
- a CDS encoding YtxH domain-containing protein, protein MKLNKIIEEKRKQMEKAKKIETAKNVAVGTAIGTALGAAAGLLFAPKAGKETREDISKKTKEVTETVKEKVEEQLDVTKEQLDKVKTEVEKNWGDLKEKVKKEKEAAEEKVEEVVEAVEETMEEETKE, encoded by the coding sequence ATGAAATTGAATAAGATTATCGAAGAAAAAAGAAAACAAATGGAAAAAGCAAAAAAAATCGAGACTGCAAAAAACGTTGCAGTGGGTACTGCTATAGGTACTGCTCTTGGGGCTGCTGCTGGGTTACTTTTTGCTCCTAAAGCAGGTAAAGAGACCAGAGAGGATATCTCAAAGAAAACAAAAGAAGTCACTGAAACAGTCAAGGAAAAGGTTGAGGAACAACTTGATGTTACAAAAGAGCAGCTTGATAAAGTAAAGACAGAAGTCGAGAAGAACTGGGGAGATTTGAAGGAAAAGGTCAAAAAAGAAAAGGAAGCCGCAGAGGAAAAGGTTGAGGAAGTGGTAGAAGCAGTTGAAGAGACTATGGAAGAAGAGACAAAGGAATAG
- a CDS encoding diacylglycerol/lipid kinase family protein — protein sequence MKRIKFIINPSSGRQAMEKKIDTLCKLLLDDGYILAKYFTRNKYDAMLEARRTCKEDFDLIVVCGGDGTVNEVVKGIVTGGRRVPIAILASGTVNDFANYLGIPRNTYEFFDLIKRDKVIDVDIGCVNDDYFVNVAAGGLLTNVAYQAQPDIKAVLGRMAYYLEGLKELANQGLETVRVTIQSEEFTSEEDILLFVISNSSSIGGFTKLAPEADVVDGLLDVVLIKKADMAELANIFINVLTGEHINHPKVIYYKTKKLKVESDRKIVVDIDGEYGGKLPAEFRVIPKGLSILV from the coding sequence ATGAAACGAATCAAATTTATTATAAACCCATCTTCTGGAAGGCAAGCGATGGAAAAGAAAATCGATACACTATGTAAGCTGTTGCTGGATGATGGCTATATTCTTGCGAAGTATTTCACCAGGAACAAGTATGATGCAATGCTGGAGGCAAGGCGCACCTGCAAAGAGGACTTCGATCTTATAGTTGTGTGTGGCGGTGACGGTACAGTTAACGAAGTAGTTAAGGGAATAGTTACAGGAGGACGAAGAGTTCCGATAGCGATCCTTGCCAGCGGAACTGTAAATGATTTCGCTAATTATCTTGGAATTCCTCGAAACACATATGAATTTTTCGACCTGATAAAGAGGGATAAAGTCATAGATGTTGACATCGGATGCGTTAACGACGATTATTTTGTAAATGTCGCAGCAGGGGGACTGCTTACTAATGTAGCTTACCAGGCTCAGCCTGACATAAAGGCTGTACTGGGAAGAATGGCGTATTATCTTGAAGGATTAAAAGAGCTGGCTAACCAGGGATTGGAAACTGTAAGAGTTACTATTCAAAGTGAAGAGTTCACTTCAGAGGAAGACATCTTACTGTTTGTCATATCCAATAGCTCGTCAATAGGAGGATTTACGAAGCTGGCACCCGAAGCTGATGTTGTTGACGGACTTTTAGATGTTGTATTGATCAAGAAGGCGGATATGGCAGAATTAGCCAATATATTCATTAATGTCTTGACCGGCGAGCACATTAACCACCCTAAAGTGATATACTATAAAACTAAGAAGTTAAAGGTAGAGTCAGATAGAAAAATAGTAGTCGACATAGACGGTGAGTATGGAGGCAAGCTGCCTGCAGAGTTCAGAGTAATTCCAAAAGGTCTGAGCATACTGGTATAG
- a CDS encoding MarR family winged helix-turn-helix transcriptional regulator, which produces MDNDRIRNVESIEKHLRKVDYIIRKNGRMILSDYGITVPQFTALQVLINNGDMTIGELSQQMDLACSTITDLVDRMEKNELVKREKDQKDKRVVRVIVLTKGHDILQKVLDRRINFLEVKLEGLSVAEVEALKSALEKLYVEMNED; this is translated from the coding sequence ATGGATAACGACAGGATCAGAAACGTAGAGTCCATTGAGAAGCATCTAAGAAAGGTTGACTATATCATTAGAAAAAACGGCAGGATGATTTTAAGTGATTATGGGATTACTGTACCTCAGTTCACTGCTCTCCAGGTGCTCATAAATAATGGTGATATGACAATAGGCGAGTTAAGCCAGCAGATGGATCTAGCCTGCAGTACAATAACTGACTTGGTAGACAGGATGGAGAAAAATGAACTTGTTAAAAGAGAAAAGGACCAAAAGGACAAGCGAGTAGTTCGCGTTATTGTATTAACTAAGGGTCATGATATTTTGCAAAAGGTTTTAGACAGGCGTATCAACTTTCTTGAGGTAAAACTGGAAGGGCTTTCAGTGGCTGAAGTTGAGGCCTTAAAGTCAGCTCTGGAAAAGCTTTATGTTGAAATGAACGAAGACTAA